A region of Allocoleopsis franciscana PCC 7113 DNA encodes the following proteins:
- the prmC gene encoding peptide chain release factor N(5)-glutamine methyltransferase, with translation MGRNSADDDRSVISGLALWQWRQEARKSALEAGVPTAEVDWLLTEVAGLDSLTLRLESFKERPQINLPFPLSVLSQLWDQRIDQRSPIQYLAGVAPWRHFRVNVSPAVLIPRPETEYLIDLAVSAVKNSPIPNLGSGHWADLGTGSGVIALGLAGVFPAATIHAVDYSADALAMAQQNAQQLGCAQRIQFYQGSWWEPLDTLKGHFSGIVSNPPYIPSTLVQQLEPEVRDHEPHLALDGGSDGLDCIRHLIETSPNYLRPGGIWLIEMMAGQADAVTQLLEEQGSYCHIQIVSDLAGIDRFALAYRSEGVET, from the coding sequence TTGGGAAGAAATAGCGCTGACGATGACAGGTCAGTCATCTCAGGACTAGCTCTCTGGCAGTGGCGTCAGGAGGCTCGTAAGTCCGCCCTCGAAGCGGGTGTCCCAACAGCTGAAGTCGATTGGCTGCTCACCGAAGTGGCTGGACTGGACTCCCTGACGCTGCGCTTGGAGTCCTTTAAGGAGCGACCCCAAATCAACTTGCCATTTCCTTTGTCGGTGCTATCCCAACTGTGGGATCAGCGTATTGATCAGCGATCGCCGATTCAGTACTTAGCTGGAGTAGCCCCCTGGCGTCATTTTCGAGTCAACGTTTCGCCTGCCGTTCTGATTCCTCGCCCAGAAACTGAGTACCTAATTGACTTGGCTGTAAGCGCGGTCAAAAACAGTCCAATACCCAATCTGGGATCAGGACACTGGGCGGATTTAGGAACTGGAAGTGGTGTCATCGCCCTGGGACTCGCTGGAGTTTTCCCGGCTGCCACCATTCACGCCGTGGATTACAGCGCTGATGCCCTAGCCATGGCTCAACAGAATGCTCAACAGCTAGGCTGTGCCCAACGGATTCAGTTTTACCAAGGGTCTTGGTGGGAGCCTCTGGACACTCTTAAAGGTCACTTTAGTGGTATTGTCAGCAACCCTCCTTATATTCCTAGCACTTTGGTACAACAACTAGAACCAGAAGTGCGTGACCATGAACCTCATCTAGCCCTAGACGGTGGCAGCGATGGTCTAGATTGCATTCGGCACCTGATTGAAACCTCTCCCAACTATCTGCGTCCTGGCGGTATCTGGCTGATTGAAATGATGGCAGGGCAAGCCGATGCGGTCACTCAGTTGCTAGAAGAGCAAGGCAGCTATTGCCATATTCAGATTGTTTCCGATTTGGCAGGCATTGACCGCTTCGCTCTGGCTTATCGGAGTGAAGGGGTTGAAACGTGA
- a CDS encoding L-threonylcarbamoyladenylate synthase — protein MTQVSLSALVAGASIGQLVSFPTDTVPALAVRPDRSELIFAAKQRSQEKPLILMGAFPAALWPFVQGTAAEMEIWQQVAQKYWPGALTLVLPASARVPAAMNPTDPTTIGIRVPNSRIAIAILSQTGPLATTSANRSGEPPLQTMAEIEAYFPAVLTLESPELEADKISTTGVPSTVAKWTSSGWKILRQGSIQLEST, from the coding sequence ATGACTCAAGTTTCCCTGTCGGCTTTGGTGGCTGGCGCAAGCATCGGTCAACTAGTCAGCTTTCCCACAGATACAGTACCCGCCCTAGCCGTGCGCCCTGACCGCTCAGAATTAATATTTGCCGCCAAGCAGCGCTCTCAAGAGAAACCCTTGATTTTAATGGGGGCATTTCCAGCCGCCCTCTGGCCTTTTGTGCAAGGTACGGCGGCGGAAATGGAGATTTGGCAGCAAGTTGCTCAAAAATACTGGCCAGGAGCACTCACATTGGTGTTGCCTGCCTCAGCCAGAGTCCCGGCGGCTATGAACCCAACTGACCCCACTACCATCGGGATACGAGTGCCAAACTCTAGAATTGCGATCGCGATTTTGTCCCAAACAGGGCCGTTGGCAACCACCAGCGCCAATCGCTCCGGTGAGCCTCCCTTGCAAACAATGGCAGAAATAGAGGCCTATTTTCCGGCGGTTCTCACCCTTGAAAGTCCTGAATTGGAAGCCGATAAAATCAGCACGACGGGAGTTCCTTCGACGGTTGCCAAGTGGACGAGTAGCGGCTGGAAGATTTTACGGCAAGGAAGCATTCAGCTAGAAAGCACCTAG
- a CDS encoding sensor histidine kinase, which translates to MELIFLLLGVGLGFLGSRITRSVPQPAISTPSLPQETPMNDLPSPKAHIEPLQEEPKPLPKDIEPLEEEPKPVEANVEPLEEQLKQIQLAYLMAQEMSQFKGGFLARTAHELRSPLSSLIGMHQLILSDLCDSPEEEREFVAQANTSALKMVKILDEVITVSKIEHGSNRLDIHPLPLTQILAEVQGLTHMQAANSNLQYDVVLPDPEIYVLADSRRFRQVLVAIVDSAITKLADLKEGCIKISAFSVPDSQEVGIWIDVQTPTSAWSEVVDLLATTPEAEKPPMQTAELSPGLTLLMAQTLVEVMQGKLEVLPLSDEELAATSATENFIRLQCSMPLAIPEPVEQALA; encoded by the coding sequence ATGGAGTTAATCTTTTTGCTATTGGGCGTCGGGTTGGGGTTTTTGGGGAGCCGTATCACCCGCTCTGTCCCACAACCTGCGATTTCCACCCCATCTTTACCTCAAGAGACACCTATGAATGATCTCCCGTCTCCCAAAGCGCACATCGAGCCTCTCCAGGAAGAACCCAAGCCTCTCCCAAAGGACATTGAGCCTCTTGAGGAAGAACCCAAGCCTGTTGAAGCCAACGTTGAGCCTCTTGAGGAACAACTCAAGCAAATCCAACTCGCTTACCTCATGGCCCAAGAAATGAGCCAGTTTAAAGGGGGATTTTTGGCTCGGACGGCTCATGAATTGCGATCGCCTCTGAGTAGTTTAATCGGTATGCATCAGCTCATTTTGTCCGATTTGTGTGACTCACCAGAGGAAGAACGAGAATTTGTGGCTCAAGCCAACACTTCAGCCCTAAAGATGGTGAAAATTTTAGACGAGGTGATTACGGTATCGAAAATTGAACACGGCAGCAATCGTTTAGACATTCACCCCTTGCCGTTAACACAGATTTTGGCAGAGGTTCAAGGTCTAACCCACATGCAGGCGGCTAATAGCAATCTTCAGTATGATGTTGTTCTTCCTGACCCAGAAATCTATGTTTTAGCAGACTCACGTCGCTTCCGGCAGGTATTAGTGGCTATTGTAGACAGTGCCATTACGAAGTTAGCCGACCTGAAAGAAGGCTGTATTAAGATTTCCGCTTTTAGTGTCCCAGACTCTCAAGAAGTGGGGATCTGGATTGATGTGCAAACTCCAACCAGTGCCTGGAGTGAAGTGGTTGATTTACTCGCTACGACGCCTGAGGCGGAAAAGCCACCCATGCAAACGGCTGAACTGTCACCAGGGCTAACCTTATTGATGGCTCAAACCCTGGTTGAAGTGATGCAAGGAAAGCTGGAAGTGCTACCCCTCTCGGATGAAGAACTCGCCGCAACCTCAGCCACTGAAAATTTCATCCGACTTCAATGTTCTATGCCCCTAGCGATTCCTGAGCCTGTAGAGCAGGCGTTGGCATAG
- a CDS encoding GNAT family N-acetyltransferase, translated as MDCRHIQFCDRKSKIDYHQLQSLFGLGAFWAKERKIDELKIAIANSEPVISVWDGEQLIGFSRATSDGIYRGTIWDVVIHPDYRGVGLGRKLVETVLSHPRMNRVERVYLMTTHQQSFYERIGFETNSTTTMVLHNQPIHRSMPTPALQAQESLGA; from the coding sequence ATGGATTGCCGCCATATTCAATTTTGCGATCGCAAATCTAAAATCGATTATCATCAACTTCAATCACTATTCGGCTTGGGAGCTTTTTGGGCAAAAGAGCGAAAAATTGATGAGTTAAAAATAGCGATCGCCAACAGCGAACCCGTAATCAGCGTTTGGGACGGTGAACAGCTCATTGGTTTTTCACGGGCAACCTCAGATGGTATTTACCGAGGCACAATTTGGGATGTAGTGATTCACCCCGACTATCGCGGTGTAGGTTTAGGGCGTAAGTTAGTTGAAACAGTACTATCTCATCCCCGGATGAACCGGGTAGAGCGAGTCTACCTGATGACCACCCATCAACAAAGTTTCTACGAGCGCATTGGTTTTGAGACCAATTCCACCACCACAATGGTGCTGCATAACCAGCCCATACATCGCTCTATGCCAACGCCTGCTCTACAGGCTCAGGAATCGCTAGGGGCATAG
- a CDS encoding DoxX family protein — translation MTSNPSTSPRLKEIFRAILSVSIIVVGITHFVKPLEYASIVPPQFGDRLAMVYISGFFEILGGIGLLIPLVSVAAAWGLIALFIAVFPANIYQAIHSIPIEGIPHHPLFYWFRLPFQAVFMAWAWWYTRKPEEQPGASSVESLVESSMNR, via the coding sequence ATGACCTCAAACCCCAGTACATCCCCTCGTCTCAAGGAAATTTTCCGAGCTATTCTTTCGGTATCCATCATCGTGGTGGGGATTACACACTTTGTCAAACCCCTAGAATACGCCTCGATTGTCCCGCCTCAATTTGGGGATAGATTGGCGATGGTTTACATCAGTGGCTTCTTTGAGATTTTGGGAGGCATTGGTTTACTCATTCCATTGGTTAGTGTTGCGGCAGCTTGGGGACTGATTGCACTATTTATTGCCGTCTTTCCAGCTAACATTTACCAGGCGATTCATAGCATTCCCATTGAGGGCATTCCTCATCATCCTTTGTTCTATTGGTTTAGGCTTCCGTTTCAGGCGGTTTTTATGGCTTGGGCTTGGTGGTATACGAGAAAACCAGAGGAGCAACCTGGAGCCTCTAGCGTGGAATCTCTCGTTGAATCTTCTATGAACCGTTAG
- the hemB gene encoding porphobilinogen synthase produces MFPTHRPRRLRKTAPLRRMVRENVLTTNDLIYPLFAVPGTGVANEVRSMPGVYQLSIDKIVEEAKEVYDLGIPSIILFGIPEDKDTDATGAWHDCGMVQKAATAVKEAVPDLVVIADTCLCEYTSHGHCGYLEVGDLTGRVLNDPTLELLKKTAVSQAKAGADIIAPSGMMDGFVQAIRQGLDEAGFEETPILSYAAKYASSYYGPFRDAADSAPQFGDRRTYQMDPANAREALKEIELDIAEGADMLMVKPALAYMDIIWRVKEASNLPVAAYNVSGEYSMVKAAALNGWIDEQRMVLETLMGFKRAGADLILTYHAKDAARWLQG; encoded by the coding sequence ATGTTCCCAACCCATCGTCCTCGCCGCCTCCGCAAAACAGCCCCTCTACGCCGGATGGTGCGTGAGAATGTTTTAACCACCAATGATTTGATTTACCCTCTATTTGCCGTACCGGGTACTGGTGTCGCGAATGAAGTCCGCTCTATGCCTGGAGTTTACCAATTATCGATTGACAAAATTGTTGAAGAGGCTAAGGAAGTTTACGACCTTGGCATTCCCTCGATTATTCTATTCGGCATTCCCGAAGATAAAGATACAGATGCCACAGGCGCTTGGCACGATTGCGGCATGGTGCAGAAAGCCGCGACAGCCGTGAAAGAAGCCGTGCCCGATTTGGTGGTGATTGCTGATACTTGTTTGTGTGAGTACACCAGTCACGGTCATTGTGGTTACTTGGAAGTCGGTGATTTGACAGGTCGTGTCCTCAACGATCCGACATTGGAATTGCTGAAGAAAACAGCCGTGTCACAAGCGAAAGCGGGTGCTGATATCATCGCGCCTTCCGGGATGATGGACGGCTTTGTGCAGGCGATTCGCCAAGGATTGGATGAGGCTGGATTTGAGGAGACGCCGATTCTTTCCTATGCGGCGAAGTATGCCTCGTCTTACTATGGCCCATTCCGAGATGCTGCCGATTCAGCGCCCCAATTTGGCGATCGCAGAACATACCAAATGGACCCCGCTAATGCTCGCGAAGCCCTCAAAGAAATCGAATTAGATATTGCTGAGGGGGCGGATATGCTGATGGTTAAACCCGCCTTGGCGTATATGGATATCATCTGGCGCGTGAAGGAAGCCAGCAACTTACCGGTTGCGGCTTATAACGTTTCGGGTGAGTATTCGATGGTTAAAGCGGCAGCCCTCAATGGCTGGATTGACGAACAACGTATGGTGCTGGAGACGTTGATGGGGTTCAAGCGTGCGGGTGCTGATTTGATTCTCACTTATCACGCGAAAGATGCTGCTCGTTGGCTGCAAGGATAA